DNA sequence from the Trypanosoma brucei gambiense DAL972 chromosome 9, complete sequence genome:
ATCCCTGCAGTGGCCCCAGTGGCTCTCGGCGCACCGCACACCAGTGGAGTCGCGACCACAGGTGGACTTGCGTTGAGCACAGCAGCGCCATCTGTGCCCATTCCTGTCGCCCCTGCTACTGTATTGTCTGCCGGCACGTCAACAATGGCGGCAGCACTATCAGCAAATCATTCCGGCACcagtgctgctgcagcgttgCCGGTGCCTCTGATAAGTCAGTTACCTATTGGGGTGTCTGCGTCGACTGAATCTGTTATGAACGTTGCCGCCTCGTCAATGAATTCGAGTATACCACTACCCACCCCTGTGGTACCTGTCATCAGGTCCCCTACAACGCCAACGGTTCAATTTCCTCCGTCACCAGGTTACAGTGCGAGGGGCGTCCCCACAGCGGTACCGGCACCACAAGCTGCTGATGCAAACGCCTCTTTGGCCGGGCCAAATTTGAGTTTTTCGATTCTACCCGTGCCCGCACCGAAGTCGCCTACTGCGATGCCGCAGCCACCGGTCCTGAGTTCAGCACATTTGGCTtcgccgccgccgctgccgccatCAGCCCGAGTGAGTGCAAGTGCTTCGCTGTCGTTATCCACACCCGGCAAAGGGGACAGTGTGTTTACGCCCTTACCGCTACCTTCGCTTCCGTCGGCGTCGCCGGTGTCGCCCAGTAGTACACCTGAAGGTGTACGGGGCGGTGCTCTCGTGGTGTAAAATTGGGGACATATGCATAGTTGTGCGTACCAGTTTTTGCTGGACACTTCTCCCCTACTACTTGGTGTTTATTGGGTGATATTATTATGAGGATGTCGCCATGAGGGTGTCGTTATTGTTAGCTATAGATCGAttgttacaaaaaaaaaacattttcctttttattctaATAGCTCTATTTTAGAGCGATAAATGCGTGCGGGCCAAAAGATTCACGttttcttccatgcaggGTCTTCTCCGTGGCGCACTTCATTTGCAACAATGCTTATTCCCCTTGTCGTATATCTGTCGCCGTACGCGATTGTGTGGGCATGCCGTATATGTACGGATGAGTTTGTGTTCCCTTCTGGTTGTGGCGATGCTTTatcaccaaagaaaaaaagagggaacgaTCAAAGCTaaaattatttctttttactaCTTTTAAATAaatcttttaccttttcttgcATTGTGCCGCAACAATTTTGGTAATACAGACGTTTTTaggcgtgtgtgtgtcggtGTGCGTTGGGCGAGGCCTTAAGAGGAGAGGACAGCACATGTCGAAATCGCTGCAGCGCGCTTTGGTATTCTCTGGCCAGGGGGCCCATCGTCGGGGAATGGCGACGGAATATCTACGCATTCCGGCAGTGGCTTGCCTGTGGGAGCGAATGAAGGGAAGTATGGAACAGAAATATGGCATCTCACTGCAAGACATTATAACGGAAAATCCTACTAGGTTGTACGTTTACAATGATGCATATGATGTGGCTGCCATATGTGAACGCAGTTGTCAGGATGGCGGAAGTGTGGTAGAATCGACTCCCAAGCAAAAATTGATTTCTCATCCTCAAGGGGTGTTGTCTTTAACTTCTTTGACGCAGCCTTGTATGCTAGCAGCGCACATGGTGTCACTGGAGTACCTCAAAGAAACCCGAGGTTACTCGGTGGAATCCTCCGAGGTTATAGCTGGTCACAGTTTAGGCGAATTCTCCGCTCTTTGCGCCCTTGGAGTGCTTTCGCCCGAGGTTGCCGTTGATCTTGTTTATAGACGCGGGGCCCTCATGGAGGATGCTGTAAAACACAGTTCCCAAAGTAATGAGGGTCATCTTATGTTTGCCTGTAACCCACAACGGGCAAAACTATGCGTCGAAGATCCCGATCTTGCAGTCGATCAGCTTCACATATTTGTAGAGTTGATAGCTCGCAATCTCTCTACGACGGCATCGTTTATCGAAGTAGTAAACTATAACATCAGTTACGAGCAGTACGTTGTTGTCGGTGATCCAATAGCGTTGTCGGCACTTGGCAAATGCCTTGATCCACAATTCCGTGCCACTAGTTGCGGGTCGTCAGCTACCCTCGATAATGTCGTCCGGACAGCTGTGTCTTCAGTCCTGCAAGACAAGCAAGAGGGGATAACTATGAACCCAAACACTGGTCCGGCACCAGATTTCGTGACTTCCTGTGCCCGAAAGTACGGTATTAGGTCAACGTTTCGACGCTTTCTGAGGGGTCCGGACGACGGCTATACCCCATCGTTAGAGGAACTTACACACCTAACGCTTCAGGAGGATGGGAGAAGCGGCCTTAAGAAGAAGTCCTGGTTTATTCCTCTGCCGCTGAGCATTCCTTTTCATAGTAGTCGGCTTCGCAGGGCAATGGATCTCTTCCTTCCCGTAGTTCGCGATGCATTACCCGACGAAGAGACAatgcgttcttttttttgcatccCACAGTGTGGTGGTAGTGATGAGGGACCGTCTTCGCGATGTGCCTCAGAGCCGAAGAAACCCGTTTGGCTAACTAACTTAACTGGCACGGCGTTTCGCCCCTTTGATGTCGACTTTCAGCGAGACGCACTGGAGGCAATGCAGTCGATGAATGTTGGGGAGATCAGGCACAATGGACGGTACCACACTAATTTGGTCGAGTTAGCTTTTAAAAACGGCATGGACACTAGTAGTGTGCGTGACATGTGTGCGGCCGTGCTAGCAGCGCAGTTAGCCCATCCGGTGCAATGGATTGATGTGATGGATTCTGCTGTTTTTCAACATGGTGTGCGCGAGGCCCATGAAATATCACCGGTAAGGACTGTTGCGGATATGTTCAAACGTACGGTTTTTCGAGGGAAGACATCAGACGCCTCGGTCGGAGAGGCGGCGTTGGATATAGTAACGCGCTGCCTGCCATCCGAGGAACGTTTCTTGTAGGTGGTGATTTTAATCAGAGTTTTCGCGATGGGTGGTACATTGGTTTCGTAGCCGTTGTTCggttattgtttctttttgtttacatCAGTCACCAACACAGTTGTATGAATGTAGCGTGTTAGTGActatttcctcctcttcgtgTTCGAAGGTGTGGTGAGCTCTGTGCTTTTTCCCGTCTCCATCCTAACCTCTATCTGTCTGTGCATAtacttgtattttttttccactcaAATTCCTGATAAATAGTGCAGGTCTCTTTAGTTACCGTGGACATCTAACGCTTTACTGTCTCGTAGACGCGGCAGCTCGGGAAAGCACTGCATCGGAACGTGACATAGTGAATGTTTAGGGTATACACTCGTCGA
Encoded proteins:
- a CDS encoding acyl transferase-like protein, putative, which encodes MSKSLQRALVFSGQGAHRRGMATEYLRIPAVACLWERMKGSMEQKYGISLQDIITENPTRLYVYNDAYDVAAICERSCQDGGSVVESTPKQKLISHPQGVLSLTSLTQPCMLAAHMVSLEYLKETRGYSVESSEVIAGHSLGEFSALCALGVLSPEVAVDLVYRRGALMEDAVKHSSQSNEGHLMFACNPQRAKLCVEDPDLAVDQLHIFVELIARNLSTTASFIEVVNYNISYEQYVVVGDPIALSALGKCLDPQFRATSCGSSATLDNVVRTAVSSVLQDKQEGITMNPNTGPAPDFVTSCARKYGIRSTFRRFLRGPDDGYTPSLEELTHLTLQEDGRSGLKKKSWFIPLPLSIPFHSSRLRRAMDLFLPVVRDALPDEETMRSFFCIPQCGGSDEGPSSRCASEPKKPVWLTNLTGTAFRPFDVDFQRDALEAMQSMNVGEIRHNGRYHTNLVELAFKNGMDTSSVRDMCAAVLAAQLAHPVQWIDVMDSAVFQHGVREAHEISPVRTVADMFKRTVFRGKTSDASVGEAALDIVTRCLPSEERFL